Proteins found in one Salinimonas lutimaris genomic segment:
- a CDS encoding cation:proton antiporter, giving the protein MSDPLISLVAVGLLSIACQYLAYKIRLPAILPLLIVGIIVGPVMGVLNADDLFGDLLFPVVSLSVAIILFEGSLTLKFSDIRGHGNMVRNLCSIGVVVTWAVATVAAHYALDIPWQLAFLFGAIVTVTGPTVIVPMIRTVRPQTNVANILRWEGIIIDPIGALLAVLVYEYIVASQAEAITHTLITFGKTIGMGVCLGLVSGYLLGICLRKQWIPHYLQNTAVLTLILGVFAASNYVAHESGLLAVTIVGMVLANMKNVEVEDILEFKETLSVLLISGLFILLASRLNLSSVTDLGFGVLWILLAIMFVARPLSVAFSSIGTGLNWRELALISWIAPRGIVAAAVSALFSLKLEEIGYEGAGVIVPIVFLVIITTVVLQSLTAKPVAQLLQMRAPPPNGFLIFGGSKFNRLLAIEMQNQKIPVVIADTNWDAIREARMKDIPVYFGNPASDHAARHMELERIGTVLIMSPYKQLNPLIAYHFEYTMGKDKVWGLTNNEQATRPSHQVGQHYAQRMTLFDEGVTYGYLASSIAHGATIKTTRITEEFSYEKYLETYGGRVTPLIALDKASKPHVILYGKEITPVPGWRLISLIRPEDEPV; this is encoded by the coding sequence TTGTCTGATCCGTTAATCAGCCTGGTTGCTGTAGGTCTGCTGTCTATTGCCTGTCAGTATCTGGCTTACAAGATTCGATTACCCGCTATTTTGCCCCTGTTGATTGTGGGCATTATTGTCGGACCGGTTATGGGCGTACTCAATGCCGATGATTTGTTTGGCGACTTACTGTTTCCGGTGGTGTCATTATCGGTCGCCATCATTTTATTTGAAGGCTCTCTGACCCTTAAATTCAGTGATATCCGCGGCCATGGCAACATGGTGCGAAATCTGTGCAGTATTGGGGTGGTGGTGACCTGGGCGGTAGCCACTGTGGCAGCCCACTATGCGCTGGATATTCCCTGGCAGCTGGCGTTTTTGTTTGGTGCCATCGTGACAGTGACCGGCCCAACCGTCATTGTGCCCATGATTCGCACCGTCAGACCACAAACCAATGTTGCCAATATTCTGCGCTGGGAAGGGATAATTATCGACCCGATTGGCGCCCTGCTGGCAGTACTGGTGTATGAATATATTGTGGCCTCCCAGGCCGAGGCTATCACCCACACCCTCATTACGTTTGGCAAAACCATTGGTATGGGCGTGTGCCTGGGTCTGGTCAGCGGCTATTTACTGGGTATCTGTTTACGTAAACAGTGGATTCCCCATTACCTGCAAAATACCGCAGTACTAACCCTGATTCTGGGGGTCTTTGCCGCCTCCAACTATGTGGCCCATGAGTCCGGGCTGCTGGCGGTCACCATTGTGGGTATGGTGCTGGCCAATATGAAAAATGTCGAGGTAGAAGACATCCTGGAGTTTAAGGAAACACTCAGTGTCTTGCTTATCTCCGGATTATTCATCCTGCTGGCCAGCCGGCTAAATCTAAGCTCAGTGACCGATCTGGGTTTCGGCGTACTGTGGATACTTCTGGCTATCATGTTTGTGGCACGTCCTCTGTCAGTGGCGTTTTCCTCTATCGGCACCGGTCTGAACTGGCGTGAGCTGGCACTTATTAGCTGGATTGCGCCCCGGGGTATTGTTGCCGCTGCGGTGTCAGCGCTATTTTCGCTGAAACTGGAAGAGATTGGCTATGAAGGCGCCGGTGTTATTGTACCAATAGTCTTTCTGGTCATTATCACAACGGTAGTGCTGCAAAGCCTGACCGCCAAGCCGGTGGCTCAGCTATTGCAAATGCGCGCGCCGCCGCCTAATGGGTTTTTAATTTTTGGTGGCAGCAAGTTCAACCGCTTGCTGGCCATTGAGATGCAGAATCAGAAAATTCCGGTGGTCATTGCCGATACCAACTGGGATGCCATTCGTGAAGCCCGGATGAAAGATATCCCCGTGTATTTTGGTAACCCGGCGTCTGACCATGCTGCCCGGCACATGGAGCTGGAGCGGATTGGCACTGTTCTCATCATGTCACCTTATAAACAGCTTAACCCATTAATTGCCTATCACTTTGAATACACCATGGGCAAAGACAAAGTATGGGGGCTGACCAATAACGAGCAGGCAACCCGCCCCAGCCACCAAGTGGGACAGCACTATGCCCAGCGCATGACGCTGTTTGATGAAGGTGTCACCTATGGCTATCTGGCGTCGTCTATCGCCCATGGAGCGACGATTAAAACCACCCGGATTACCGAAGAGTTCAGTTACGAAAAGTATCTGGAGACCTATGGTGGCCGGGTTACACCGCTGATTGCACTGGATAAAGCCAGTAAGCCTCATGTGATTCTGTATGGTAAGGAGATTACACCGGTGCCTGGATGGCGCCTGATTAGCCTGATAAGGCCGGAAGATGAGCCGGTCTGA
- a CDS encoding 3-deoxy-D-manno-octulosonic acid transferase — translation MKHTKPYRPTLSENSVRWIYSFLLVLLAPVAFIILMMRGAWRVKSPGRRPLERLGLMRRPQPHGYLFHCVSVGEVVAASALIKQIMQQEPDTPVSITTTTATGSARVKAIFGDAVHHFYLPYDLHIIMACMLRRVKPKAVVVTEVELWPNMIHACWRRHIPAFVINGRLTDRSARRYNKVSLLFSPMLKKLSHVCAQGERDYRNYLQLGMHTDRLTLTNNIKFDQAASISTAADFMQLASRTRPVLVGGSTHDPEEQVLLDALADIHRKYPDTLLILVPRHPERFEQVARLLQDSAFTWCRSADTTSVPADCQVVLLNEMGKLNDAYQVADFAFVGGSVAQRGGHNALEPAAVAVPIMMGPHTFNNPVICQYLKAHGALTITASAAEIASCCKQWLSHPESARQAGASGKAVLESNRGALTATLACIKLGIHRAK, via the coding sequence GTGAAGCACACCAAACCGTATCGCCCGACCTTGTCAGAGAACAGCGTTCGCTGGATTTATTCTTTTTTGCTGGTACTGCTTGCACCAGTGGCATTTATTATTTTGATGATGCGTGGTGCATGGCGGGTCAAGTCACCCGGACGCCGACCGCTGGAGCGCCTGGGTCTGATGCGACGTCCCCAACCCCATGGCTATCTGTTTCATTGTGTTTCAGTGGGAGAGGTGGTGGCCGCTTCTGCGCTGATTAAGCAAATCATGCAACAGGAGCCTGATACACCGGTGTCAATTACCACCACCACGGCTACCGGCTCTGCCCGGGTAAAGGCTATTTTTGGTGACGCCGTTCATCATTTTTATCTGCCGTATGATTTGCACATTATCATGGCCTGCATGCTGCGCCGGGTGAAACCCAAAGCGGTGGTCGTGACCGAGGTGGAACTGTGGCCAAATATGATTCATGCCTGCTGGCGTCGTCATATTCCGGCATTTGTTATCAATGGCCGGCTGACTGACCGCTCAGCCAGACGCTATAACAAAGTCAGTTTGCTATTTTCTCCTATGCTAAAAAAGCTGTCTCATGTGTGTGCACAAGGAGAGCGTGACTATCGTAATTATCTGCAACTGGGCATGCACACCGATCGCCTGACCCTGACCAATAATATCAAATTTGACCAGGCTGCCAGTATCAGCACAGCGGCTGATTTTATGCAGCTGGCCAGCCGTACCCGCCCTGTACTGGTTGGCGGTAGTACCCATGATCCGGAAGAGCAGGTGTTGCTGGATGCACTGGCAGATATCCACCGCAAATATCCTGATACCCTGTTGATTCTGGTTCCCAGACATCCTGAGCGGTTTGAGCAGGTGGCCCGGCTGTTACAGGACTCTGCATTTACCTGGTGCCGGTCAGCCGATACAACCAGCGTGCCTGCCGATTGTCAGGTGGTGCTGCTTAACGAAATGGGTAAGCTGAATGATGCCTATCAGGTAGCAGATTTTGCCTTTGTCGGCGGGTCTGTTGCACAACGTGGCGGGCATAATGCGCTGGAGCCTGCGGCTGTTGCAGTGCCTATTATGATGGGACCGCATACGTTCAATAACCCCGTTATTTGCCAGTATTTGAAAGCGCATGGCGCACTCACCATCACTGCGTCAGCCGCTGAGATTGCCAGCTGCTGTAAACAATGGCTTAGCCATCCGGAATCTGCCCGGCAGGCCGGTGCAAGTGGCAAGGCGGTACTGGAATCCAATCGTGGCGCACTGACCGCGACACTGGCGTGCATCAAGCTGGGTATTCATCGGGCTAAGTAA
- the rpsQ gene encoding 30S ribosomal protein S17, giving the protein MTEQNIRTVQGRVVSNKMDKTITVVVDRYVKHPIYGKFIRRSTKLHAHDESNVANQGDIVTVRECRPLSKSKTWMLVNVVEKAGV; this is encoded by the coding sequence ATGACTGAGCAAAATATTCGTACAGTACAAGGTCGTGTGGTTAGCAACAAGATGGATAAAACCATCACAGTTGTTGTAGATCGCTATGTTAAGCACCCTATCTATGGGAAGTTTATCCGTCGTTCTACTAAGCTGCACGCTCACGACGAAAGCAATGTAGCCAACCAAGGCGATATCGTGACAGTTCGCGAATGTCGTCCACTGTCTAAGTCTAAGACTTGGATGTTGGTAAACGTTGTAGAAAAAGCCGGCGTTTAA
- the rpmC gene encoding 50S ribosomal protein L29, which translates to MKATELKEKSVEELNAELLNLLREQFNLRMQHTTGQLEKTDQLKKVRRTIARVKTILTQKADA; encoded by the coding sequence ATGAAAGCGACTGAACTGAAAGAAAAAAGCGTAGAAGAGCTGAATGCAGAGCTTTTGAATCTGCTGCGCGAACAGTTCAACCTGCGTATGCAGCACACAACCGGTCAGCTTGAAAAAACCGACCAGTTGAAAAAAGTGCGTCGTACCATCGCGCGTGTTAAAACCATTCTGACTCAAAAGGCTGATGCGTAA
- the rplP gene encoding 50S ribosomal protein L16 gives MLQPKRTKFRKQHKGRNRGLAVAGSKVSFGTYGLKATGRGRMTARQIEAARRAMTRHVKRQGKIWIRVFPDKPITEKPLEVRQGKGKGNVEYWVCQIQPGRVLYEMEGVPEALAREAFELAAAKLPFKTTFVTRTVM, from the coding sequence ATGTTACAACCTAAGCGTACGAAATTTCGTAAACAGCATAAAGGTCGTAACCGTGGTCTTGCTGTTGCTGGTAGCAAAGTAAGCTTCGGTACATATGGCCTGAAAGCAACTGGCCGTGGTCGTATGACTGCGCGTCAAATCGAAGCCGCGCGTCGTGCTATGACTCGTCACGTTAAGCGTCAAGGTAAAATCTGGATTCGGGTTTTCCCTGACAAGCCAATTACCGAAAAGCCTCTTGAAGTTCGTCAAGGTAAAGGTAAAGGTAACGTTGAGTACTGGGTATGCCAGATTCAACCTGGCCGTGTATTGTACGAGATGGAAGGTGTTCCAGAAGCTCTTGCACGCGAGGCGTTTGAATTGGCAGCTGCTAAACTGCCATTTAAAACAACCTTTGTAACTCGGACGGTGATGTAA
- the rpsC gene encoding 30S ribosomal protein S3 yields the protein MGQKVHPTGIRLGISKPWTSTWYANTADYADNLYNDHQVRQYLTKKLKNASLSRIVIERPAKSIRVTIHTARPGVVIGKKGEDVEKLRNYVSKLAGVPAQINIAEVRKPELDGQLVADSISSQLERRVMFRRAMKRAVQNAMRLGAKGIKVEVSGRLGGAEIARTEWYREGRVPLHTFRADIDYATSEASTTYGIIGVKVWIFKGEVLGGLPTNQEPAPAQPKKKGRSAKREG from the coding sequence ATGGGACAGAAGGTACATCCTACAGGTATACGCCTGGGTATCAGCAAACCATGGACTTCTACCTGGTACGCTAATACTGCAGACTATGCAGACAACCTGTATAACGATCATCAGGTACGTCAATACCTGACTAAGAAACTGAAAAACGCTTCACTTTCACGCATTGTTATCGAACGTCCAGCGAAGAGCATCCGTGTGACTATTCACACAGCTCGTCCTGGTGTTGTTATCGGTAAGAAAGGTGAAGACGTTGAAAAGCTGCGCAACTATGTATCTAAGCTGGCCGGTGTGCCTGCTCAGATCAACATTGCGGAAGTACGTAAGCCGGAGCTGGATGGTCAGTTAGTTGCTGATAGCATCTCTAGCCAGCTTGAGCGCCGTGTTATGTTCCGTCGCGCCATGAAGCGTGCGGTACAAAACGCGATGCGTCTTGGTGCTAAAGGTATCAAAGTAGAAGTTAGCGGCCGTCTGGGCGGTGCAGAGATTGCACGTACAGAATGGTATCGTGAAGGTCGTGTACCACTACACACTTTCCGTGCAGACATCGATTATGCGACGTCTGAAGCGTCTACTACCTACGGTATCATCGGCGTTAAAGTATGGATCTTCAAAGGTGAAGTTTTGGGCGGTCTGCCTACAAACCAGGAGCCAGCTCCTGCACAGCCTAAGAAGAAAGGCCGCAGCGCTAAGCGAGAGGGCTAA
- the rplV gene encoding 50S ribosomal protein L22 yields MEALAKHRFARTSAQKARLVADQVRGMHVEKALELLTYSPKKSAALVKKVLESAIANAEHNEGADIDELRVAKIFVDEGPTMKRIKPRAKGRADRIFKRSSHITVVVADN; encoded by the coding sequence ATGGAAGCATTAGCTAAACACCGTTTTGCCCGCACGTCGGCTCAAAAAGCACGCTTGGTTGCGGATCAAGTTCGCGGTATGCACGTTGAGAAAGCCCTTGAGCTTCTGACGTACAGCCCGAAGAAAAGCGCTGCACTGGTTAAGAAAGTACTGGAGTCTGCTATTGCTAACGCAGAGCATAACGAAGGTGCTGACATTGATGAGCTACGCGTAGCTAAGATCTTCGTTGACGAAGGTCCTACTATGAAACGTATTAAGCCACGCGCCAAAGGCCGTGCTGATCGTATCTTTAAGCGTAGCAGCCACATCACTGTAGTTGTAGCGGATAACTAG
- the rpsS gene encoding 30S ribosomal protein S19 translates to MPRSLKKGPFIDLHLLKKVEAAVEKNERKPIKTWSRRSMIIPDMIGLTIAVHNGRQHVPVIISDEMVGHKLGEFAPTRTYRGHVADKKSKR, encoded by the coding sequence ATGCCACGTTCTCTCAAGAAAGGTCCTTTTATTGACCTTCACTTGCTGAAGAAGGTAGAGGCTGCAGTGGAAAAGAACGAACGTAAACCAATCAAAACTTGGTCTCGTCGTTCTATGATCATCCCAGATATGATTGGGTTGACCATTGCGGTCCATAACGGTCGCCAACATGTACCTGTCATTATTAGTGACGAAATGGTCGGCCACAAGTTGGGCGAATTTGCGCCAACGCGTACTTACCGCGGCCATGTCGCGGATAAGAAAAGCAAACGTTAA
- the rplB gene encoding 50S ribosomal protein L2, which produces MPLMKAKPTSAGRRHVVKVINHDLHKGAPYAPLLEKNSKNGGRNNNGRITVRHVGGGHKHHYRLIDFKRNKDGIPAKVERLEYDPNRSANIALVLYADGERRYILAPKGVKAGYELQSGTQSPIKAGNAMPMRNMPVGTVVHAIEMKPGKGAQIARSAGAYAQILAREGNYVTLRLRSGEMRKVLSDCRATIGEVGNAEHMLRSLGKAGATRWRGVRPTVRGVAMNPVDHPHGGGEGRTSGGRHPVSPWGTPTKGKKTRSNKRTDKLIVRRRNK; this is translated from the coding sequence ATGCCATTAATGAAAGCTAAGCCAACTTCTGCCGGTCGTCGTCACGTTGTTAAGGTAATTAACCACGACCTGCACAAGGGTGCGCCTTACGCACCTCTGCTGGAAAAGAACAGCAAGAATGGCGGTCGTAACAACAACGGTCGTATCACTGTACGTCACGTTGGTGGTGGTCATAAGCATCACTATCGTCTGATTGACTTCAAACGCAACAAAGATGGCATTCCAGCCAAAGTTGAGCGTTTGGAATACGATCCTAACCGTTCTGCAAACATTGCTCTGGTACTGTATGCAGATGGTGAGCGTCGTTACATTCTGGCACCTAAAGGCGTTAAAGCAGGCTACGAACTACAGTCTGGTACACAATCGCCAATCAAAGCTGGTAATGCTATGCCTATGCGCAACATGCCAGTAGGTACCGTTGTACACGCTATCGAAATGAAGCCTGGCAAAGGTGCACAGATTGCACGTTCTGCTGGTGCATACGCTCAGATCCTGGCTCGTGAAGGTAACTACGTTACTCTTCGTCTGCGTTCTGGCGAAATGCGTAAAGTATTGTCTGATTGCCGCGCCACTATCGGTGAAGTTGGTAATGCAGAGCATATGCTACGTTCACTGGGTAAAGCAGGTGCAACCCGCTGGCGTGGTGTTCGTCCTACCGTTCGTGGTGTTGCCATGAACCCGGTTGACCACCCACACGGTGGTGGTGAAGGACGTACATCTGGCGGCCGTCACCCAGTATCACCTTGGGGTACTCCTACTAAAGGTAAGAAGACCCGAAGCAACAAGCGTACTGATAAGCTTATCGTACGTCGTCGTAACAAGTAA
- the rplW gene encoding 50S ribosomal protein L23, giving the protein MNEERLLKVLVAPHVSEKSTMAAEAGNTVVFKVAKDATKAEVKAAVEKLFEVEVEGVRTVNVKGKTKRHGMSFGKRSDWKKAYVSLKEGQDIDFVGGAE; this is encoded by the coding sequence ATGAATGAAGAACGTCTACTGAAGGTGCTAGTAGCACCTCACGTTTCAGAAAAGTCTACTATGGCTGCTGAAGCGGGCAACACAGTTGTATTTAAGGTAGCGAAAGACGCAACTAAAGCTGAAGTTAAAGCAGCTGTTGAAAAGCTGTTTGAAGTTGAAGTTGAAGGTGTTCGCACTGTGAACGTTAAAGGTAAGACTAAGCGTCACGGTATGTCTTTCGGCAAACGCAGCGACTGGAAAAAAGCGTACGTATCGCTTAAAGAAGGTCAGGACATCGACTTTGTCGGTGGCGCTGAGTAA
- the rplD gene encoding 50S ribosomal protein L4, whose product MELTLKDAQSALEVSEATFGREFNEALVHQVVVAYGAGARQGTKAQKTRAEVRGGGKKPWRQKGTGRARAGTIRSPIWVGGGRAFAAKPRDHEQKVNKKMYRGAIKSILSELIRQDRLVVVEKFGVDTPKTKALVGKLNELELNDVLIVTSEVEENLFLAARNLYKVDVRDVAGIDPVSLIAFEKVLITADAVKQLEEALA is encoded by the coding sequence ATGGAATTAACATTGAAAGATGCGCAAAGCGCTCTTGAAGTATCCGAAGCGACCTTTGGACGTGAATTCAACGAAGCCCTGGTACACCAGGTCGTTGTAGCTTACGGTGCAGGTGCTCGTCAGGGTACTAAAGCGCAGAAGACTCGCGCTGAAGTACGTGGTGGCGGTAAGAAGCCATGGCGTCAAAAAGGTACTGGCCGTGCACGTGCCGGTACAATCCGTAGCCCTATCTGGGTTGGCGGTGGTCGTGCTTTCGCAGCTAAGCCTCGCGATCACGAGCAAAAAGTTAACAAGAAGATGTACCGCGGTGCGATCAAGAGCATCCTGTCTGAACTGATTCGCCAAGACCGTCTGGTTGTGGTTGAGAAGTTCGGTGTAGATACACCTAAGACAAAAGCTCTGGTTGGCAAACTGAATGAACTTGAGTTAAACGATGTACTGATCGTGACTTCAGAAGTAGAAGAAAATCTATTCCTGGCAGCGCGTAACCTGTACAAAGTTGACGTTCGTGATGTTGCTGGTATTGATCCGGTAAGCCTGATTGCATTTGAAAAAGTGCTAATCACTGCTGATGCAGTTAAACAACTTGAGGAGGCGTTAGCATGA
- the rplC gene encoding 50S ribosomal protein L3 gives MAIGLVGRKVGMTRIFTEDGTSIPVTVIEATPNRVTQVRSEETDGYRALQVTAGTKKANRVNKAEAGHFAKAGVEAGRSLVEFRLEDNEGAEIEVGSEITVEIFNDTKKIDVTGTSKGKGFAGAIKRWNFSSQRMTHGNSLSHRAPGSIGQNQSPGKVFKGKKMAGQLGNKQVTTQSLEVVRVDVENNLILVKGAVPGATGGDVIVKPAVKA, from the coding sequence ATGGCGATTGGTCTAGTCGGTCGTAAAGTGGGTATGACTCGCATCTTCACTGAAGATGGCACGTCTATCCCTGTGACTGTTATCGAAGCGACCCCAAACCGTGTTACTCAGGTTCGTTCTGAGGAAACTGACGGTTATCGCGCTCTTCAGGTTACTGCTGGAACCAAGAAAGCGAACCGAGTCAACAAAGCTGAAGCAGGTCACTTTGCTAAAGCAGGTGTTGAAGCAGGTCGTTCTCTAGTGGAATTCCGCCTGGAAGACAACGAAGGTGCCGAAATCGAAGTGGGCAGTGAAATCACTGTTGAAATCTTCAACGACACCAAGAAAATTGATGTAACAGGTACATCTAAAGGTAAAGGTTTTGCCGGTGCAATCAAGCGTTGGAACTTCAGTTCTCAGCGTATGACTCACGGTAACTCTCTGTCTCACCGTGCTCCTGGTTCAATTGGTCAAAACCAATCACCAGGTAAAGTATTCAAAGGCAAGAAAATGGCTGGTCAGCTTGGTAACAAGCAAGTGACTACTCAGTCTTTGGAAGTAGTACGTGTAGACGTAGAAAACAACCTGATCCTGGTTAAAGGTGCCGTACCTGGCGCAACTGGCGGCGATGTAATCGTTAAGCCAGCTGTTAAAGCGTAA
- the rpsJ gene encoding 30S ribosomal protein S10 has product MPNQRIRIRLKAFDHKLIDQSTAEIVETAKRTGAQVSGPIPLPTRKERYTVLTSPHVNKDARDQYEIRTHKRLVDIIEPTDKTVDALMRLDLAAGVDVQISLG; this is encoded by the coding sequence ATGCCAAATCAAAGAATTCGTATTCGTTTGAAAGCGTTTGATCACAAGTTGATCGATCAGTCTACGGCTGAAATCGTTGAAACGGCGAAACGTACTGGTGCTCAGGTCAGCGGTCCAATTCCTCTGCCTACTCGCAAAGAACGCTATACAGTATTGACATCTCCTCACGTGAATAAAGACGCACGTGACCAATATGAGATTCGTACTCACAAGCGTTTGGTAGACATCATTGAGCCAACTGACAAAACAGTTGACGCTCTGATGCGTTTGGACTTGGCTGCCGGCGTTGATGTTCAAATCAGCCTGGGCTAA
- a CDS encoding GspE/PulE family protein, with product MPDISSQQQTLDKIHMLLSSHSSLLGAYSELEQILLTLFDAARMSIFQRRRQHQDLIARFKTGKTTMEIKVPITPMSIAGYVALSQQPLIIADPYNKQDLHSIHPRLRFADKFDKSNAFKTANILCVPILNAGVLLGVMQIINKQGGPFSQADQELANRVAEILGNKFRYELGGTANPFDSLVHQGQILEKSLNELQQQTPDARQLVQRLISEHRITEAQIGNSLSIHYQVPYIPYLPDKFHLFQSDSKLNTSYLKRNFVAVIADVQDNPIVLMAEPNNATLLMEIESAMGIDVYDIAVGLPTQILQYLGEGGGGATPGEMSEILDEIGSASEDKEEVIDELSDDAPAVVRLVSRILHDAKRLNASDIHVDPEKNGPTRVRMRIDGVCRDMNQIPNSHHSAVIARIKIMSNLNIAEKRVPQDGKLAFKTGGQLVEVRVATIPTVAGEGVVMRILASGGAMPIDKMNLAAANMERLKSMIKKPHGILLVVGPTGSGKTTTLHAILGYLNTPDKKIWTAEDPVEITQAGLQQVQVSPKIGFTFANALRAFLRADPDIILIGEMRDKETAHAGIEASLTGHLVLSTLHTNSAPETITRLLDLGLDPVNFSDACVGILAQRLIRTLCSKCKEAYPASDSDMAFIHRQYGEQYLGELNLGPTPMLYRARGCEECGDTGYKGRTGVHELLGMTPELRSLVYKEGSVSQMKSQAMTDGMRTLVQDAIYKAVKGDTDLTQVQIISGTE from the coding sequence ATGCCAGATATCAGCAGCCAACAACAAACTCTCGATAAAATTCATATGCTGCTGAGCAGCCATTCCAGTCTGCTCGGTGCTTACAGTGAGCTGGAACAAATTCTGTTAACCCTGTTTGATGCTGCCCGCATGAGTATTTTTCAGCGCCGGCGCCAGCATCAGGACCTGATTGCCCGCTTTAAAACCGGCAAGACCACCATGGAAATTAAGGTCCCGATTACGCCGATGTCGATTGCCGGCTACGTGGCACTGTCACAACAGCCCCTGATTATTGCTGACCCATATAATAAGCAGGACCTGCACAGTATTCATCCACGCCTGCGCTTTGCTGACAAATTTGATAAATCCAATGCGTTTAAGACAGCCAACATCCTGTGTGTACCGATTCTTAACGCCGGTGTACTGCTGGGCGTGATGCAGATTATTAATAAGCAGGGCGGTCCGTTTAGCCAGGCCGACCAGGAACTGGCAAACCGGGTAGCAGAGATTCTGGGCAATAAGTTTCGTTACGAACTGGGCGGCACCGCCAATCCGTTTGACTCATTAGTCCATCAGGGTCAGATACTGGAGAAGTCGCTTAATGAACTGCAACAGCAAACCCCTGATGCCCGCCAGCTGGTACAGCGTCTTATCAGTGAGCACAGAATTACCGAAGCCCAGATTGGAAACTCATTGTCGATTCACTATCAGGTGCCGTATATCCCCTACCTGCCTGATAAATTTCATCTGTTTCAAAGCGACAGTAAGCTCAATACCTCTTATTTGAAACGCAACTTTGTGGCGGTTATTGCTGATGTACAGGACAACCCTATTGTACTGATGGCTGAGCCTAACAACGCCACCTTGCTGATGGAAATCGAAAGCGCCATGGGCATCGATGTCTACGACATCGCGGTGGGTCTGCCTACTCAGATTCTGCAATATCTGGGGGAAGGCGGTGGTGGCGCCACACCGGGCGAGATGAGCGAGATTCTGGATGAAATAGGCAGTGCCAGTGAAGATAAAGAAGAGGTAATTGATGAGCTGTCTGACGATGCGCCGGCCGTGGTCAGGCTGGTTAGCCGAATTTTGCATGATGCCAAGCGCCTGAATGCCTCTGATATTCATGTGGACCCGGAAAAAAATGGTCCGACCCGGGTCCGGATGCGAATTGACGGTGTTTGCCGGGATATGAACCAAATCCCCAATTCCCACCATAGTGCGGTGATTGCCCGCATCAAAATTATGTCGAACCTGAATATTGCAGAAAAGCGAGTGCCCCAGGATGGCAAGCTGGCCTTCAAGACGGGCGGCCAGCTGGTAGAAGTGCGGGTAGCTACCATTCCTACTGTAGCCGGCGAAGGCGTGGTCATGCGGATACTGGCTTCAGGCGGCGCGATGCCTATTGATAAAATGAATCTTGCCGCGGCCAATATGGAGCGGCTGAAAAGCATGATCAAAAAGCCCCACGGGATTTTGCTGGTAGTGGGGCCGACCGGTTCAGGGAAAACCACCACCCTGCACGCTATTCTGGGTTATTTGAATACACCGGATAAGAAAATCTGGACCGCCGAAGATCCCGTGGAGATTACCCAGGCCGGCTTACAGCAAGTGCAGGTCAGCCCCAAAATCGGCTTTACCTTTGCCAATGCCCTGCGGGCGTTTTTGCGGGCCGACCCGGATATTATTCTGATTGGGGAAATGCGGGATAAGGAGACCGCGCATGCCGGGATTGAAGCCTCACTGACCGGTCACCTTGTATTGTCTACGCTACACACCAACTCAGCCCCTGAGACCATTACCCGTCTGCTTGACCTGGGGCTTGATCCGGTTAACTTTTCTGATGCCTGTGTGGGAATTCTGGCACAGCGACTTATCCGTACCCTATGCAGTAAGTGTAAAGAGGCGTATCCGGCGAGCGACAGCGACATGGCCTTTATTCACCGCCAGTACGGTGAACAGTATCTGGGTGAGCTGAATCTGGGACCGACACCAATGCTCTACCGCGCCCGCGGCTGTGAAGAATGCGGTGACACCGGCTATAAGGGCCGTACCGGCGTACACGAGCTACTGGGCATGACACCTGAGTTACGCTCGCTGGTTTATAAAGAAGGCAGCGTGTCTCAAATGAAGTCCCAGGCCATGACCGACGGTATGCGTACACTGGTTCAAGACGCGATATATAAAGCGGTGAAAGGTGATACTGACCTGACTCAGGTACAAATTATCAGCGGGACCGAATAA